AAGTTGAAAGACAGAGAGTTGGAACAGGGCATGTGGCAGCAAATACAATAAGACTATTAATATCTGGTTGCCAAGCTGGCGCGTTGATTGGGGTGTCGGGTCAGATGATAGGACAACTTAGGAATTCGTCTGGTGCTACCGTAACTGTACTTGAGAAAAATCAGTTGCCTTTATGTGCATCTGCTTATGAATCTGATCGAGTTGTCCAGGTACTTACTTTATGCTTTGTGTATGCAGTTATAACATGTAGAAACTGTCATTAGTGTCTCCACTAGATTATTAGTTTAATAATATAGTTACTGTAATAATCATAAAATTTAACATACTAATTAATAAATAATGTTGGGCAATTTATTTCTGGGTAATCGAATCGGCTAGATCCTAGGTTGCAAGACTCGCTACTCGAGGATTACTCGGTCGGGACTTTTTATTGAGTACTCGGCAACTCGAGTACTTAGAtgttgaccaaatttgactttgaACAAATTTTGGCATTTTGGCCAAGTTTTGTTTGAATTTTGATTGATTTTCTGAGTAATCCCATTTTTAGCCGAGAATTAACTGATTTTTTTGTGTAAACCCGAGTTTTGGCTgagtttgaccgagtttgaccgaGTTTTTGGATGTTGAAAAATGTAGATATCAGGAGATGTTCCTGCTGTGCTGAAGGCACTGGTAGAGATTGGATGTTTACTAaggttttatttcaaaatatatatgttTTATCACATGTTTGTGTCCAATTATAGTTATACATCTTATTTGTATTTGTATGTAGGGATAATCCACCTAAACAGATAATCTCCATCAGCCCTACTTATAATTTTGGTTTAATGCGGCCACCTCAACCACAAATGGACCCTTCAGGTTATTAACACATCTTACTTTAAGCTCTTTGTATTTTTTATATTTCTACATTTGCAGTTGTGTTGAGTTGTAAAATTGTACCTTCTTCAGATGAATATGTAACTATGGAGATGATGGTATCTGAGACATTTATTGGTGGATTAATTGGAAGATGTGGATCGaacatatcaaggattagaacagaaTCAGGTGCAACAATCAAggtatttaattatatattttatgtttttggatttatattatttacataaatggATGGATCATTTTGAGACGAGTTGTGTTTGATGTCTTATACAGGTTCATGGTGGGAAAGGTGAAAACAAACATAGGCAACTTCATTTGGGTGGTAGTGCTCAACAGGTCGGTTATACAAGTCGATGTTAAATTTGAAAAATCattttaaatatgtaaataattgACTTTATTAATGTGTATTTATTCGATGCCAAATAGGTTGCACTGGCAAAACAGAGAGTTGATGAGTACGTACACGATCAGATGATGCAGCAAACTGGTGGTCAGCCATCAATGTAAGTTTCACGATTACTTTTTGAGCGTCGGGCAACTGATTCATATACCGTATATATATAGATGAAATTTGATTCACATTTAAATTGAACATTATTTAAACTTAAAGTAATAGTAGTTTAGTTCTCACGAATACTAATCTATCATGTTAGTACTTTGCATGTTTACATCGACTTGTATGCAGTTCGTAATAGTATTTGTTCAAAAGTATgtgttaaaatgataaaattaattttAAGTTTTCTACACTTTTTGGTTACAGGGTTAATGAACCAAATTCATTGATGAGAGCCCAAGCTGCTCCTCCAATGTTCTACCCACAAATCCCGCCCCGAGCTCCTCCTCCACCCCTGGCCTATTACGGTGCACCAAACCCATATGCACCACATCACTAGCTAGGTCCAGGTTCTGTCTGTAACACAAATGTGTAGTGTGATATTATCAAATTTGGAGTCTTTCTAGTTTAACTTATGCATACAATGGAGTGATAGACATGATGATGAAATTGATACGAGTGATAGATATGATGAAGTTGCTATATGTACATGTACTTAAATCCTTTTGTATGTGAAAATATGATATTTATGTTCTATAATATCAAGTACTTTAATAGACATGATGAATTTCGTTAACGATACCATGAGAGACGTAGCTCACAGTTACAAAATATTCAGCTATCAACTCATATTTTATTTATTACATTAACCTTTTTTATTCTTATGATTCAAAATAAATCTAAAAATTGAATTTGACAATTCATCAAATCTCAAACACTTGTATATCTCTTAACTTGTAATATAAGCCTTATAAACTGTTATTAAGGTGAACCACAAGTTCATATATTAACAAACAAGTTGCATTACTTGATTCACCAGAATGCTAGCTAGATGCAATGCTTACTTATAGATAACCACTCCTCATCCATTATCAACTTCAGTAAAATATAAATGACATAAATTTAAGTTTACCAAGGTAGCTTATAATAAAATGGCTGCAACTGGTTTAATCAAATTGAACCTAGTCATGGTGTTCATGGCTATTATGTTTACAATCATGCAGTTCTACTGTACAGGGGCACAACGACCACCACCACCCCCTGTTGTAACTACCCCGACACCACCCACACCAACCAACACCTACAACCCTTCATATGcacgaccaccaccaccaccaccattcacCAACGCCGCTTCATACGtacgaccaccaccaccaccaccatttacCGACGCCCCTTCATACGcaagaccaccaccaccaccaccaccaccaccaccaccaccactattcACCCCTGTCCCTCCATACACAGATGCACCACCACCAATCATCACCGACAACCCTCCATCCGCTGATGTACCTTCACCCACACCCACACCCACACCCACATATGCCCCTCCTTCTGTTGatgcaccatcaccaccaccacttcCAATCATCACCACCATCTGTAATGGTGCTTCGTCCTTCACCTCAATGGCACCAGCAACTGTCATGGCAATGCTTATATATATAACTTTCTATGATTGTAAATAATGTAGTAAGAGATGCACCGTAAGTTATTGATTGATTTGCTTTAGTTGCTTAATGTTTCATGTAGCTCGATTGGTCAGTTTCCCTTCTTTTCCTTTCTTAAATTTTGTACCCTGATCGATAATCTATGCGATGATGAGATGTATTTGCCTAGGGTACGTGTTTCATTACTTGCTATTATACTCTGTAGGTTATTTATCTTTAACTTCAAAACCATTTGTATCAACTAATCAAAACCATGTGATTTAATTAGTGTAGTAATTACTCTATCGTGTTTATAACTATGTAAACAATTAACTCGAAATTTTTTTTCTTAACAGAAacaagaataaaaaatgtagtagGAATTTTAGTGGTGAGTAAACACCAATGTCAGAAACTTATAGGTGAAAGTACTTATTAATCAAAAATTATAACAAACTTAGAGGTTTTATTTTGGTGTAAAATAACAAAATATTATGATGCTAAACAATGTATTTCGATCGGAAACGAGCTTCAACTATTCTCTTTTCGAGCCTTTTCGTCGTTTGTTTGTTTTCCTGTTTCTGTATCGGTTTAGGATTTTCATCTATTGATGAAGTTTCCtttattttaatagtaatcgttattttagcccaaaaaaaaaaaaaaaaaagtgaacttTTATACATTTGATTTGACATTTGAAGTTCGAAATGGTCTAAGACAAGGACTAAAATGTCATTATAACATAATACAAGGTCCAAAAGATAACATCTGCCAGCTAACCGCCCTCAAGTACTGTAAAAAAGTGTTCTCTTTTCATTCATGCGACCAAAAATTTCGAACAATAAAAAACCAgtttttgaaaagaaaaatataaaaggtGAAATAAATTCTCGTCACTTCATCCGTCTTCTATAAACATTTGTGACAGGTTAActctttgttatatcatatttagtTAGATTATGTATGTACTTGCAATTTGCAAATTGCAATAcccattttatattagttaaaaagttgttttttttaggttttatttgctATTAAATAAAAATGGCAAGCTCAAATGATGAAGTTGTTGCTTTGGAGCTACCTGCACCTACTGGCTGGAAAAAAAAGGTTCTTGCTTTACCCTATCCTTTACATTTTAATTTATACTGTGTGTCATATGATTTATAGTTGATGtgtatcattattactattttttATACTATTTCTTTTGGTAAATTGGGTTCTGCTGTTATTGATGTAGTCCAATATTGCACAAGTTTTGAATTTTTGGTGATAATTTTGATTTGATTTTGGGGTTTTGAAATTTAGGGTTTTGTAGTGACATGGCTGGAAATAAATGGGTTTTAATGTTTCGAAAATAACTTATTTAGGGCTCAAGCAAGGTTACAAAAGTCGCTAAGACGGAGACGATTCAGTCGGACTTTGAAACTACTAGTTGTTCGAGTCGGTCGAGTTGGGTGTTGACTAACCTTGACTTTtagaaatatatatttaacatacatataTTACACATGACTATACAAACATAATTCATATGTACTCCGTAATTATTTAAACATATGTATAGAGCACAAGTTTGACCTAACTTTGAACAACATTGACTTTGACCGAGATTTTAGTATGTCAGACAGACTCAGACCGGTTCCATCATATTATGACACGTTATCATTGTTAGGCTATCAAAGTATGTACTGTTCACTTCTTACATACTTTTACTGTCTTACACACATTTGAGGCTAGTACTTTGACATTCTCTTTGTACTTTCTCTCTCATTCACTTTCTCACTCTACAAACTCAGTAGAATCAACTCACTCGAGTTTCCTACCGATTCGAGCGTCATAGATTGATTGTTAAGCCACCCTGGCCGGATTACTGGATCACGAATCGAGTCTGCGCGAATAGCTGAGAGTAAACACTCAATCCCCAAACATACCCATTTTTTGCACTCAAGCTATAACATGCTTGATCACATCCAAAGGTGAAAAATATCGCATAGAACTAGAAGATATATTCATTTAGGTTATATGTAAAGCCCTTACTAAAGACCAAATCTCCCTGTTTAATATAAACTGTTTGTAAGTTGTTATGAGTTTCCGTGGATAGTTAGCTTTAAGCACAGATCAAAGCTTTATGAGGATGTAAACTGTAAAGAGTAACTAAGCATGATGTGTTTTATGCTCTTAGACCTATAAACTATATAGCGGTTAtctttgtgagtttcatttgtgtAACGGTATAAGTTCTTTCGTGgaggtggcaattttgacccattctTAAGTAAAATGGTCGATTTAGGCAACATTTTATCTCAAATGATAAGTCTGGTCAAATATCATTTTTTGCTGAATTGGGAAACGAGCGCAAGTAGTGGTGCCTTCAAATTTGGATTTGAtcaacttgttttttttttttttcattagttTATTAGTGAGTTTCTTATGAATATCAGTTTTAGAAGGTATACTCGTGAGGCAAAATCTACGTACAAATGGGTTGTAAGTCGCCCAAAGTGCATATAAAAATGAATGATACCAttataatttgttttatttagaaaATTTTGTTTTATTATCGTAATAATGTAGTTTTGTCATCATTTATAACACTAAATATCGTGTGTAGTTTCTGGAAAAGGAAGATGATACTCCAAAGAAGAGCAAAATTGTGTTTGTTGCCCCTACAGGAGATGACATCATGAACCGTAAGCAACTGGAGCAATACCTTAATGCACACCCTGGTGGGCCCAAACTATCGGACTTTGACTGGGGAAGCGGTGAAAGTCCGAGGCGGTCAACAAGAATTAGTGAGAAGGGCAAGTCAAATTCACCCGCATTCGAGATTGAATCACCTAAGAAACGGGTCAGAAAGTCTTCAAGTTTAAAGAAGGATAAAACGGAGGACGAAGAGCTCCCTGAACCAATCACCGACATTGAGGTTGAAATGAAGGAAGATGAAGAGGCTGAGAAAGAAGTTGAGGAAAAAGACGGAAATGCCCCTGATGACACAGAAGGTAAAGAAAAAGGGGATACCGAGAAGGATTCCGTGGATGATAAAAAAGATGGAATCAAAACCGATGAAGTGTGTAAAATTCCACATGTACCCCTGTCAGATGATGGTAAAGAAGTCCATGAAAATAACCAAGGAGAATTAATCCACGAAGCAGAGCAAATGTCGAAAACTGAGGCTGAGAAAGATGGCGCAGTTGAGGGGCATAAGGGTAATTTTAAATGTTTTAGCGAGAAAAATGTGGAAGCCAAAGGAGAAGGTGCGGTGGAGAATGGTTGTCATGTTGAAGGTCAGTGAGGTCAAACCGCTAGCATATCCTGTTTTCTGCTAATCTTGTAACCGTGTAATCTGATTAATTGCATGATTTTCTGTATCTATAACCTGTCATAGGATTAGGAGTCGTTTGTTAGCAGGCGTCAGCGCTGTATTTTGAGGGAGCCATCTAAAGAGATTGTTGATATTCAGTGTTTCGCAGGTTTGTTGTTGTATTGTATTGACATGATTTTAAGCTCTTCTATTTCACACGTCTTTGTTTTTTTTAGGGTAAATCACCATATTAACCATAATCCATAAACTTCTGAAGTGGTCCATAAAAAGCCGTTGTGGGGCTTCAAATTGCACGATTGCTGAGCTTCACGGGCTCGTCTTCTTTGGTTTTGCGCTGTAGAAAGAAGAAGTGCAATGAAGTTGTGGAGTTGCTGGTAAGAACATAAAAAAGATATACGGAgtagaattttaaaaattatttgaaTTGATATTGATTTCGATCTAGATTTCTACTTCATTACCATAAGGTAAATAAATGACCCTCATGTTCTGCACATGCAATTTGTTTGAAACATCATCCGAGGTCAACTAAAGAGACTTGATAACCAATAAttgttttttttaaaacaaaccatatatTGAGAAGGTTGACTTTAAGTGAACAGGCATTAACTTAGCAAATATACCTAATTAAACATTTACATACAGTTACCTATGAGTTAATAGCTTTCATGGGACTACAAAGTTATTCTCCCTTATGGTCACGGAGGTTCACCTGCGATGACTCCGAATTGTTCGCAGAACGAATAGTCGTCCTGAAATTAGTcagtaaaaaaaaaaagttgaattcccattttaattaaaaaaaaaaaaggttaataGCTAGGTGTACCGCATTGCCTTAGAAGCTAGGGATCGTTATGTGGAAGTCTTTGTCTAGTTGGGCGCAGATTTGAGTCCCGctattttaaatgatttacaacacTTGAGAAAGTATAGTTGTTGAATTTGGAAAACAAATAAGCCCATTCTATTATTGCTCGTTGAAAATTTATCAACGTTCGACGTCTACTAAAGATGTTGCCCAGAATGCCCCCGATACGTTTCCAAGTAGTTGTGTCCAGATAGGAGATTACGGCTATTGCAGACAGTGGCGAAACTTGAACATTTTTGTTGAGAGGATCAAGCATATCAACGAAATTCTAAATGTCTTTCTCGAACGATAGTAAATCCTACCAAACACAAATATATTGTTACCAGCCATCAGCTAAAAGCTACCAATTACCAGCTAAAAGCTAAAATATGAGTTTGTATGAAAGATATATGATCAAGATGGTGACAGCTCGCAACATCTGCGAGTCTTCATCATTTTGGTCATATCTCCTTCATACGGATTCCGATTTGGTTGAATAAAAAAATCAAATGTTCGTAACTCAAAAGACTACACAACCCAGTACTTATCCAAATTTTTAGGGCGGTCACAGCCAGTGGCGAGTCTACTTCATTGAGGGTGGGGTTACTTTTGAGATTTTTTTTACAATAGGACATTATTGAATTTAATTATAAGATCTCATATAATATTTTTAGGATGTATATGATTTTTTGAAAGTAAACAACCACTAAGTTACCTTTAAGTTAGATATAATTAGCTTTGAAATCTTTTTCGGACCCATTAAATTTTTATCCTGAATTCGTCACTGATCACAGCCCTCGTTTGTCCCTTTTATCGTTTCGCCCTTGATTGTAGGAGCACACTATATATGATCAGAGTTATTCCTTTTCTACTTTTATTTTGAAAATCACGTGGCCAGACCGTGCTTTCGGGTGACAGAAACTTACAGATTGACTAATTCAATTTCATTTCAATTCATTTCATTTCTAATATGGACTAATATAATTTCATTTAAATTAATtaaggttgattagtgatcttgattATTGCTAATTATATTAGATTCATTTCATCCTATTCCTTATCATGAATAACCACCCATGACACTTTTCTTACATTGCGTTGGGGGTAAAAGGAAGAGCGGTGTTACCATCCATACCCCGTATGAGATTGGTGTGTGTTTCCTTCTGAGCACGCAGTTGGGAAGCGGGTATAACAACTGCGGGAGATGATCGCGTAGATCTCCCCAACTAACTGTTGTCCAAAAAATTATAATAAATTCAACTAAAGAGACAAATAATCACACATACTTTTTTTATATACCCATTAACACCTGGATTAAACAATTATTGTATGAGCTCCTTCGACGAGAGATAAGATTAAAGTGGTGATTCGTTATCTATACTCCTTTTCATTCAACTaatcaaccataaacacacaacttTCAGTCGGAGATTAGTGACTCTTCCTTAGAATCTACATCTTTAATCAACTGCAACAACGGATTTAAATATCTAGTTAATGGCGTCCTTCATGAAGGAATTTGAACATATTAAAATCAAATTCGAAGAGATAAAATCAGCCACTCGTAACTTTGATCGAACTAAAGTCATCGGATCTGGTGGTTTCGGAAAGGTGTACGAAGCTGAAGTGTCTCATTCTAAGGGAAAAAGTCTCGTTGCAGTTAAGCGTCTAGATCGTAGATTCGGGCAAGGAGATCCGGAGTTCTGGAAAGAGATCATGATGCTTTCTCGTTACTCGCATGAAAATCTCATCTCCCTCCTTGGATATTGTGATGAGGCCGGTGAGAAGATATTAGTTTACGAgtattgatgtcaaagcagaggggtataaaatactattaatttttacaaggaaacactattaaatacgatacaattttacacaagatatttatttatttatagaatggatatacttaaaccttgctacaacacttataggcagtgtacctaatcgtaaagtagtgtagtttttagtaagtccggttcgttccacagggaaatctttaaacaaagctcaacgctatattagtttacttttataaaaatacaaatatatatataagtaatattattattataaaggggggtttttaccgtttaatgaccggtttgtcgattttaagactttagtcgcagttaaaacctaatgtaaaatataaaataaatacaagactttaaattaaagcgtaaagtaaataacgataatgaaattgcgaataataaaaatgcgataaaataaacttacgataattaaaaagtacgataattaaaattgcgattaaataacaataaataaaagtgcgataattagaagtgcaattaaatataaaataaaggaaattaaatatgaaataaaagaattatgcttatttaaacttccgtaatcatggtgtttgacgtgttgattttagttttatgcccgtgggttaattgtcctttgtcctggattatttaatatgtccgtctggtttttgtccataacagtccatcagtcataaatataaattgcaagtgtccttgtcaaattattattatacccgaagataaatattccaactaattggggattcgaattgtaacaaggttttaatactttgtttaatgaatacaccaggttatcgactgcgtgtaaaccaaggttttactactttgttaacaattacaccaattacccttgaatgtaatttcacccctgttttaattattctagtggctattaatccattcccgtttccggttaaatgaacgattattcgtacatataaataccccgcccatcgtgtccgatcgagtgtatatggtaatttatagggacgcccaattgtaaatctttatattaacattaacaaactttcatttagttaaacaaatataaagcccattaatagcccatagtctaatttccacaagtgtcgttcttttgtccaaaccccaattatggtacaaagcccaattacccaattttagtaattagcccaacatcatgattacttcgttttaaataagcataataataacttagctacgagacattaatataaaaaggttgaacataacttacaatgattaaaaatagcgtagcgttacacggacagaatttcgacttacacccttacaacattcgctaacatacccttattattagaattataattaaaattaaaattaaaatataaattatatatatatatattttacgtatatatgagagaagagagaaatagaatatgaaatttgatcagaattcggtttgctttatagccagaagtgaaatttggggctccgcgactcgcggcaaaatccccttcaaactccgcgagtcgcggagatagtatttacagctcagtccttggagttttctctgccgacggttttatatatataaatataatatatatataattaatataattaattatatattata
This genomic window from Rutidosis leptorrhynchoides isolate AG116_Rl617_1_P2 chromosome 2, CSIRO_AGI_Rlap_v1, whole genome shotgun sequence contains:
- the LOC139890554 gene encoding uncharacterized protein, with amino-acid sequence MTNQQRKTTGDPPSAVDAPPSTKRRREDGQSSITAAEVQPIKRRAVLGQDILFRILLPSKQIGKVIGKGGHRIQKVREDTKANIKIADAIARHEERVIIISSKNSEDTFTEAEYALHQIGRLVLTDDEKVERQRVGTGHVAANTIRLLISGCQAGALIGVSGQMIGQLRNSSGATVTVLEKNQLPLCASAYESDRVVQISGDVPAVLKALVEIGCLLRDNPPKQIISISPTYNFGLMRPPQPQMDPSDEYVTMEMMVSETFIGGLIGRCGSNISRIRTESGATIKVHGGKGENKHRQLHLGGSAQQVALAKQRVDEYVHDQMMQQTGGQPSMVNEPNSLMRAQAAPPMFYPQIPPRAPPPPLAYYGAPNPYAPHH
- the LOC139890555 gene encoding uncharacterized protein gives rise to the protein MASSNDEVVALELPAPTGWKKKFLEKEDDTPKKSKIVFVAPTGDDIMNRKQLEQYLNAHPGGPKLSDFDWGSGESPRRSTRISEKGKSNSPAFEIESPKKRVRKSSSLKKDKTEDEELPEPITDIEVEMKEDEEAEKEVEEKDGNAPDDTEGKEKGDTEKDSVDDKKDGIKTDEVCKIPHVPLSDDGKEVHENNQGELIHEAEQMSKTEAEKDGAVEGHKGNFKCFSEKNVEAKGEGAVENGCHVEGLGVVC